The following coding sequences are from one Natrarchaeobaculum sulfurireducens window:
- a CDS encoding alpha/beta hydrolase, which produces MRHRVFNEDGSEELVFVMGWGNRWTHENVSWLIGKLTDADYRVHAFELPTNIEDFKTDWLEPIAEYVVDLEEYQLLGHSAGALIGQALDGADNHVYLSPWWGYGDHYPDAALEVAAKVPSSFPFLPVGTWDEQVLGRLATDHQLATLPRWVSPAFVRETRHAQRELLTIDHDAVVFCSLRDPLIDHHAIGERVPAEHVVLYDGGHELFSSPTRERYLDLLLESLSDGATVVEEGARVPV; this is translated from the coding sequence ATGAGACACAGAGTCTTCAACGAGGACGGCAGCGAGGAACTCGTCTTCGTCATGGGCTGGGGCAACCGCTGGACCCACGAGAACGTCAGCTGGCTGATCGGGAAGCTGACCGACGCCGACTACCGGGTCCACGCCTTCGAACTGCCCACGAACATCGAGGACTTCAAAACCGACTGGCTCGAGCCGATCGCCGAGTACGTCGTCGATCTCGAGGAGTATCAGTTGCTTGGCCACAGCGCCGGCGCGCTTATCGGCCAGGCGTTAGACGGCGCGGACAACCACGTCTACCTCAGCCCGTGGTGGGGGTATGGCGACCACTACCCGGACGCAGCCCTCGAGGTCGCCGCGAAGGTCCCCTCGAGTTTCCCGTTTCTTCCCGTCGGCACCTGGGACGAGCAGGTCCTCGGTCGGCTGGCGACCGACCACCAGCTTGCGACCCTTCCGCGGTGGGTCTCGCCCGCGTTCGTTCGCGAAACTCGCCACGCCCAGCGAGAACTGCTGACGATCGACCACGACGCGGTCGTCTTCTGTTCGCTTCGCGATCCGCTGATCGACCACCACGCGATCGGCGAGCGCGTTCCCGCCGAACACGTCGTCCTCTACGACGGCGGCCACGAACTGTTCTCCTCACCCACCCGCGAGCGCTACCTCGATCTCTTGCTCGAGTCGCTCTCCGACGGCGCGACGGTCGTCGAAGAGGGCGCTCGAGTACCCGTTTGA
- a CDS encoding lipoate--protein ligase family protein: MTELAGEAWRLIVDDARDGATQMALEEVAAETALEDGLRTVRVYAWEPSTLSLGYRQDAETVDWEVCDREGIDVTRRQTGGGGIYHDRYGDISYTIVAPADEVPGNLMDCYDLFCEPVLEGLQRMGVDADFAAVEQDSIYQPSCYLRDINPAHDVVAPANAGEAAQKISGNAQYRQRDVVIQHGSISYDLEPEAHLGVFETDTDGETFTDRVTSIREQAGIDREEAVETLATALGEWCDAEDGTWRAAELEAAADLAERKFGADAWIRDREVLEASEQ; the protein is encoded by the coding sequence ATGACCGAACTCGCGGGCGAAGCGTGGCGACTCATCGTCGATGACGCACGTGATGGAGCCACTCAGATGGCACTCGAGGAGGTCGCCGCCGAGACGGCCCTCGAGGACGGCCTGCGGACGGTGCGAGTGTACGCCTGGGAGCCGAGTACGCTCTCGCTGGGGTATCGACAGGACGCCGAGACGGTCGACTGGGAGGTCTGTGATCGCGAGGGAATCGACGTTACCCGACGCCAGACCGGCGGCGGTGGGATCTACCACGACCGATACGGCGACATCTCGTATACGATCGTCGCGCCCGCCGACGAGGTCCCGGGGAACCTGATGGACTGTTACGACCTGTTCTGTGAACCGGTGCTCGAGGGGCTCCAGCGGATGGGCGTCGACGCCGACTTCGCGGCGGTCGAACAGGACTCGATCTACCAGCCGTCGTGTTACCTTCGGGACATCAACCCTGCCCACGACGTCGTCGCCCCCGCGAACGCGGGCGAAGCGGCACAGAAAATCAGCGGCAACGCCCAGTACCGCCAGCGTGACGTCGTCATCCAGCACGGCTCGATTAGTTACGATCTCGAACCCGAGGCTCACCTCGGTGTCTTCGAGACCGACACCGATGGAGAGACGTTCACCGACCGCGTCACGAGCATTCGTGAGCAGGCCGGGATCGATCGCGAGGAGGCAGTCGAGACCCTGGCGACGGCACTCGGTGAGTGGTGTGACGCCGAGGATGGGACGTGGCGTGCGGCCGAACTCGAGGCTGCGGCCGACCTCGCCGAGCGAAAGTTCGGCGCCGACGCCTGGATTCGGGACCGCGAAGTCCTCGAGGCGAGCGAACAGTGA
- a CDS encoding MFS transporter, with translation MGPSLRERLQSPRVALLANVALVMAGSTLALASFIDLITGVVIVVIGLVGMFVSLLGYRDDGDD, from the coding sequence ATGGGACCGTCTCTCCGCGAGCGACTCCAGTCACCTCGGGTAGCGTTGCTCGCGAACGTCGCACTCGTGATGGCCGGATCGACGCTCGCGCTGGCGTCGTTCATCGATCTGATCACCGGCGTGGTCATCGTCGTGATCGGCCTCGTCGGCATGTTCGTGTCGTTGCTCGGCTACCGTGACGACGGTGACGACTGA
- a CDS encoding class I SAM-dependent methyltransferase, whose product MRKFSEAYLERTRQGMWEDSRDALEPLALESRERVLDVGCGTGELSRVLAAECPGEVIGCDADPALLAAANGHVPTVAGDAGRLPFTDNAFDLVVCQALLINLPDPAGALSEFARVSSDLVAAVEPDNAAVEVHSSVDAEAGLERRARRAYIDGVDTDVALGADAREAFETAGLEVLETRRYDHVRTVEPPYSEAALAAAARKATGSGLADDQETMLTGSMTEAEYDALRRAWREMGRDVVDQMEARAYERAEAVPFFVTVGRVP is encoded by the coding sequence GTGCGGAAGTTCTCCGAAGCCTACCTCGAGCGCACCCGCCAGGGCATGTGGGAGGATTCTCGGGACGCCCTCGAGCCGCTGGCACTCGAGTCACGCGAGCGCGTGCTCGACGTCGGCTGTGGCACCGGCGAGTTGAGTCGGGTCCTCGCCGCCGAGTGTCCGGGCGAAGTGATTGGCTGTGACGCCGACCCCGCGTTGCTCGCGGCTGCGAACGGCCACGTCCCGACCGTCGCAGGCGACGCTGGCCGCCTGCCGTTTACCGACAACGCGTTCGACCTCGTGGTCTGTCAGGCGCTGTTGATCAATCTCCCCGACCCCGCTGGCGCGCTTTCGGAGTTCGCCCGCGTCTCGAGCGACCTCGTTGCCGCCGTCGAACCGGACAACGCCGCCGTCGAAGTCCACTCGAGCGTCGACGCCGAAGCCGGACTCGAACGCCGCGCCCGGCGGGCGTACATCGACGGCGTCGATACCGACGTGGCGCTGGGAGCGGATGCCCGCGAGGCGTTCGAGACGGCAGGGCTCGAGGTGCTCGAAACACGGCGATACGACCACGTTCGGACGGTCGAACCACCGTATTCAGAAGCGGCCCTCGCTGCAGCCGCTCGGAAGGCAACCGGTTCCGGGCTCGCCGACGACCAGGAAACGATGCTCACCGGGTCGATGACCGAGGCCGAGTACGACGCTCTCCGGCGCGCCTGGCGCGAGATGGGCCGGGACGTCGTCGACCAGATGGAAGCACGCGCGTACGAACGAGCGGAAGCCGTCCCGTTTTTCGTCACCGTCGGACGGGTACCCTGA
- a CDS encoding DUF4442 domain-containing protein — protein MLDALRSRLYRLGFNLFPAYRRTGGRVTYIASDWSEVRVKLPHSWLTRNYVGTTFGGSMYAALDPFHMMMMLKRLGNDYVVWDKEAEIRFKKPGRETLYARFTMSDAEIAAVKADLEATDTDAVDRHYTVDLIDADGTVHATVRKTVYVTTDTAKAP, from the coding sequence ATGCTCGATGCGTTGCGATCTCGACTCTATCGGCTCGGCTTCAACCTGTTTCCGGCGTACCGGCGGACGGGCGGTCGTGTCACGTATATCGCGTCCGACTGGAGCGAAGTGCGCGTAAAGCTCCCTCACTCGTGGCTGACGCGCAACTACGTGGGGACGACCTTCGGCGGCAGCATGTACGCAGCGCTCGACCCCTTCCATATGATGATGATGCTGAAACGGCTGGGAAACGACTACGTCGTCTGGGACAAGGAAGCCGAGATTCGATTCAAAAAGCCCGGTCGCGAGACGCTCTACGCCCGATTCACGATGTCCGACGCGGAAATAGCGGCGGTCAAAGCCGACCTCGAGGCGACGGATACCGACGCGGTCGACCGTCACTACACCGTCGACCTGATCGACGCCGACGGGACGGTTCACGCGACCGTCCGCAAGACCGTCTACGTGACGACCGATACGGCGAAAGCACCCTGA
- a CDS encoding rhodopsin: MSGAYLFMAADVLTVATTGREESVARFFGYTVGWAAVCAVVGAVTDADRRYVVGLLAFILGCLWGTFVSWIVGGIAGTVVSVAIFASLIAMIYILIGPLTRSAQTVSGDRQLLYAKTRNLVILVFGGLILTGIVSEQNLGLTDAFVGQLVATYLDLIWLAGFGGLVFRYQDALEDAGVPSLVATLRGSDSSRLESDLDASP, encoded by the coding sequence ATGAGCGGGGCCTACCTGTTCATGGCTGCTGATGTGTTGACCGTCGCGACGACGGGTCGAGAGGAATCCGTCGCACGGTTTTTCGGCTACACGGTCGGGTGGGCTGCTGTCTGTGCAGTTGTCGGGGCTGTCACTGACGCAGACCGCCGCTACGTCGTCGGGTTACTCGCATTCATCCTCGGGTGTCTCTGGGGGACCTTTGTGAGCTGGATCGTCGGCGGCATCGCCGGGACCGTGGTTTCGGTGGCGATTTTTGCGTCCCTGATCGCCATGATCTACATCCTGATAGGTCCACTTACACGGTCGGCACAGACCGTCAGTGGCGACCGCCAACTGCTCTACGCGAAGACCCGAAACCTCGTAATTCTGGTCTTCGGCGGCCTCATACTCACGGGGATCGTCTCCGAACAGAACCTCGGATTGACCGACGCGTTCGTCGGCCAACTGGTCGCGACGTACCTCGATCTGATCTGGCTCGCCGGCTTCGGCGGCCTAGTCTTTCGCTACCAGGACGCGCTCGAGGACGCAGGAGTGCCGTCGCTGGTCGCGACGCTTCGTGGTTCGGACTCGAGTCGCCTGGAGTCGGATCTCGACGCATCACCCTGA
- a CDS encoding deoxyribonuclease IV, translating into MNVGAHVSISGSRVSSDEETPPYDDVRNAVHRQLAFGGNCGQIFTTSPQVWAQPEISDEAADGFREESDELLEGPWVIHSAYLVNLCTPKEDLRRKSKESMQAELDAAATLGVPYVNVHLGAHTGAGVEGGLDNAASVIDDLEVPDGVQILIESDAGSGTKLGGEFEHLAGIIDRTETDIGICIDTAHTLVAGNDLTTPEAVDETVGRFDDEVGLEYLEYIHLNDSKHDVGTHKDEHAHIGEGYIGEDGMKAIVNHPDLRDLPFALETPTEDGRGFAWNIQKVKELRDDG; encoded by the coding sequence ATGAACGTCGGCGCACACGTTTCGATCTCCGGCTCGCGCGTTTCCTCAGACGAAGAGACCCCACCGTACGACGACGTCCGCAACGCGGTCCACCGCCAGCTCGCCTTCGGCGGCAACTGCGGACAGATCTTCACCACCTCACCACAGGTCTGGGCCCAGCCCGAGATCAGCGACGAGGCCGCCGACGGCTTTCGCGAGGAAAGCGACGAGTTGCTCGAGGGACCGTGGGTGATCCACTCGGCGTATCTGGTCAACCTCTGTACCCCGAAAGAAGACCTCCGACGAAAATCCAAAGAGAGCATGCAGGCCGAACTCGACGCTGCTGCCACGCTCGGCGTTCCGTACGTCAACGTCCACCTCGGCGCTCACACGGGCGCTGGCGTCGAAGGCGGGCTCGACAACGCTGCGAGCGTCATCGACGACCTCGAGGTGCCAGACGGGGTCCAGATTCTCATCGAATCCGACGCGGGCAGCGGTACGAAACTCGGCGGCGAGTTCGAACACCTCGCGGGCATCATCGACCGCACCGAGACCGACATCGGCATCTGTATCGACACCGCCCACACGCTCGTCGCGGGCAACGACCTGACGACGCCCGAGGCCGTCGATGAGACCGTCGGCCGGTTCGACGACGAGGTCGGCCTCGAATACCTCGAGTACATCCATCTCAACGACTCGAAACACGACGTCGGCACCCACAAGGACGAACACGCCCATATCGGTGAGGGTTACATCGGTGAGGACGGCATGAAGGCGATCGTCAACCACCCCGATCTGCGGGACCTGCCGTTCGCGCTCGAGACGCCTACCGAGGACGGCCGTGGGTTCGCCTGGAACATCCAGAAGGTCAAGGAACTGCGCGACGACGGTTGA
- a CDS encoding DUF7095 family protein: MSDFSRRDAVDRLEKLVDTVEDERMPVPVREIWAFGDIALGVDPVDRLDVYLTKDILMRDDSSRTTGSSDETDPAERFRDSHGIEGVGKSVRADWALEYPDYLRANANGHAAPEKCLAAHLLEVDEPIHLEVCNASFEDNVGQRLRGAKLREDYTQLLDPRGVCLWVDGTRSEDAFRKLRESELALPTLSAALEMLGLDDEEATTAAQELHAWREDQDGVTIRGDVV, encoded by the coding sequence ATGAGTGATTTCAGTCGTCGAGACGCGGTCGACCGCCTCGAGAAACTCGTCGACACCGTCGAGGACGAACGGATGCCGGTTCCCGTCCGCGAAATCTGGGCGTTCGGCGACATCGCCCTCGGCGTCGACCCCGTCGATCGACTCGACGTCTACCTCACGAAAGACATTCTGATGCGCGACGACAGCAGTAGGACCACAGGCTCGAGCGACGAAACAGATCCAGCCGAGCGATTCCGGGACTCCCACGGGATCGAGGGCGTCGGCAAGTCGGTTCGTGCAGACTGGGCCCTCGAGTATCCGGACTACCTACGGGCGAACGCGAACGGACACGCTGCGCCTGAAAAATGCCTCGCCGCCCACTTGCTCGAGGTCGACGAACCGATCCACCTCGAAGTGTGTAACGCCTCCTTCGAGGACAACGTCGGCCAGCGCCTCCGTGGGGCGAAGCTCCGCGAGGATTACACCCAGTTACTCGACCCTCGAGGGGTCTGTCTCTGGGTCGACGGGACCCGCAGTGAGGACGCGTTCCGGAAACTCCGCGAGAGCGAACTCGCCCTCCCGACGCTCTCGGCGGCCCTCGAGATGCTCGGCTTAGACGACGAAGAGGCGACGACTGCCGCACAGGAACTCCACGCCTGGCGCGAGGATCAAGACGGAGTGACGATCCGCGGCGACGTCGTCTAA
- a CDS encoding outer membrane protein assembly factor BamB family protein, which translates to MSPSRRSFLATAACGVSISSAGCTDLSHSIRERRLGPPERTVPVDWVPEPGTWPLPAYDAGRSATNPHAEPPRSPPRASWSWDADGRISSLVVVDGTVYAAVDETVVALDPNDGTETWSRTVETYGSGLAAIADRLYSFGGGVTALTLDGELAWTTRLDLFTHGFLERDGWLFVGDVSGEFRRLHADTGDVVEAKTLEGALAGVATDGDLLYGVGRRELYAYAVTDGQLDRHFEIDADDHGASAHDHLLSPAVADGRVYLARQLERDGIDDGVVAVHDGTSGDRLDQVEFTPRPRHPVVDDETVFVTASVGELAELFRLDEGDVTWRYEPDGPEGLRSPISTGETVLVHATNHDRPVIAFDAESGEELWRRDIDADGPLIAVDDVVYVGTRDGIATLRADG; encoded by the coding sequence ATGTCGCCCTCCCGCCGTTCGTTTCTCGCGACAGCTGCGTGTGGTGTCTCGATTTCGAGTGCTGGGTGTACCGACCTCTCGCATTCGATCCGTGAACGACGGCTCGGTCCGCCCGAGCGAACCGTCCCCGTAGATTGGGTCCCTGAGCCAGGTACGTGGCCGCTTCCAGCGTACGACGCTGGCCGAAGCGCGACTAACCCACATGCCGAGCCACCCCGGTCGCCCCCTCGAGCGTCGTGGTCGTGGGACGCTGACGGACGGATCTCGTCACTCGTCGTCGTCGACGGAACGGTCTATGCGGCCGTCGACGAGACAGTCGTCGCACTCGACCCCAATGACGGTACGGAAACGTGGTCACGAACTGTCGAGACGTATGGCTCCGGGCTCGCAGCGATCGCCGACCGTCTCTATTCCTTCGGCGGCGGCGTAACGGCGTTGACGCTCGATGGCGAGTTGGCCTGGACGACGCGGCTCGACCTCTTCACCCATGGCTTTCTCGAGCGAGACGGCTGGCTCTTCGTCGGTGACGTCTCCGGTGAGTTCCGTCGGCTTCACGCCGACACCGGTGACGTCGTCGAGGCGAAGACACTCGAGGGGGCGCTCGCCGGGGTCGCGACCGACGGCGACCTGCTTTACGGCGTCGGTCGCCGCGAGCTGTACGCCTATGCGGTCACAGACGGTCAACTCGACCGACACTTCGAGATCGACGCCGACGATCACGGCGCGTCTGCTCACGACCACCTGCTGTCGCCAGCGGTTGCGGACGGTCGCGTATATCTTGCCCGGCAGCTCGAACGTGATGGGATCGACGACGGCGTAGTAGCTGTTCACGATGGGACGTCCGGTGACCGACTCGACCAGGTCGAGTTTACACCCCGGCCGAGACACCCTGTCGTCGACGACGAAACTGTGTTCGTCACCGCCTCGGTCGGAGAACTCGCCGAACTGTTTCGTCTCGATGAAGGTGACGTCACCTGGCGGTACGAACCCGATGGTCCCGAAGGGTTACGATCACCGATCAGTACGGGGGAGACAGTTCTCGTTCACGCAACGAACCACGATCGTCCCGTGATCGCGTTCGATGCCGAGAGTGGCGAGGAGCTGTGGCGACGGGATATCGATGCCGATGGCCCACTGATAGCCGTCGACGACGTCGTATACGTAGGTACTCGAGATGGTATCGCTACCCTCCGAGCGGATGGGTGA